A region from the Sebastes umbrosus isolate fSebUmb1 chromosome 18, fSebUmb1.pri, whole genome shotgun sequence genome encodes:
- the LOC119476560 gene encoding DNA-binding protein inhibitor ID-3-like isoform X3 translates to MRAGVPVLSAGSRMKKRRRKSPVVPVLLLPDLELWFRLLDRLVPGLQPGTSRSSSRVEILQRVIDYILQLQTELQEPTCTAARC, encoded by the coding sequence ATGAGAGCCGGGGTCCCGGTGCTGTCTGCAGGCagcaggatgaagaagaggaggaggaagagcccGGTGGtcccggtgctgctgctgccggacCTGGAGCTCTGGTTCCGGCTGCTGGACCGGCTGGTTCCGGGTCTGCAGCCCGGAACCAGCCGGTCCAGCAGCAGGGTGGAGATCCTGCAGCGCGTCATCGACTACATCCTGCAGCTGCAGACCGAGCTGCAGGAACCGACCTGCACAGCTGCTAG